In the Drosophila gunungcola strain Sukarami unplaced genomic scaffold, Dgunungcola_SK_2 000001F, whole genome shotgun sequence genome, one interval contains:
- the LOC128262278 gene encoding seminal metalloprotease 1 encodes MISTWLHLFLMGTLCSVVLPAPYRNQYEETDPELTAGYFQGDMDVDFTRNGQLSETRRWPNATVPYRISEEFDAPFVEYIRLGMQFIEYSSCIRFVPAAEDEENYLIVIRSTSGCSSHVGYKPGERTVKLKPVALDTGCFKLGTIQHELLHTLGFHHQQCSPNRDEFVKVVNENIAEGKEKNFIKYEEDVVGDFDQPYDYGSILHYSSSAFSINGEDTIVALKPEGQEKMGQRLKMSDIDVNRLNTMYKCPIPL; translated from the exons ATGATTAGTACTTGGTTGCACTTGTTTCTGATGGGCACTTTGTGCTCTGTTGTTTTACCAGCTCCCTATAGAAATCAATATGAGGAAACAGATCCAGAGCTGACTGCAGGATACTTCCAGGGTGATATGGATGTGGACTTCACCCGAAATGGACAGCTTTCCGAGACTCGTCGCTGGCCAAATGCCACAGTTCCGTACAGGATCTCCGAGGAGTTCG ATGCTCCCTTTGTGGAATACATAAGGCTTGGCATGCAATTCATCGAGTATTCATCTTGTATTCGATTTGTGCCCGCCGCCGAAGACGAGGAAAACTATCTTATAGTTATTCGTTCCACTTCGGGATGCAGCTCTCATGTGGGCTACAAGCCAGGCGAAAGAACCGTCAAACTTAAGCCTGTCGCACTGGACACTGGTTGCTTTAAATTGGGAACCATTCAGCATGAGCTGCTCCACACCTTGGGCTTTCACCATCAGCAATGCTCCCCGAATCGAGATGAATTCGTGAAGGTTGTGAATGAAAACATCGCCGAGGGTAAAGAGAAGAATTTCATCAAGTACGAAGAAGATGTTGTGGGTGACTTCGACCAGCCCTATGACTATGGGAGCATTTTGCACTACAGTTCCTCAGCATTTTCGATCAACGGCGAGGACACAATTGTGGCTTTGAAACCAGAGGGTCAGGAAAAAATGGGTCAGCGTTTGAAGATGAGTGACATTGATGTTAATAGACTCAATACGATGTACAAGTGCCCAATTCCATTGTAA